Genomic segment of Desulfovermiculus halophilus DSM 18834:
AATATGTAGCGGCCTGGGGAGGCCGGGGAGGCAAGGGAAATACCCATTTCAAGTCATCGACCATGCGCACGCCCCGCTTTGCCCAACCCGGAGAAGAGAGCGAAGAAAAGCGGCTGCGGCTGGAGCTCAAGCTTTTGGCTGATGTAGGGCTTATCGGTCTGCCCAATGCCGGCAAGTCAACCCTGATTTCCGCGATCTCTGCGGCCAGGCCCAAGATTGCCGCCTACCCCTTCACCACCCTTGTTCCCCAGCTGGGGGTGATTACCAATGACCTGGGACAACAGATGGTGGTGGCCGATATTCCGGGACTGATAGAAGGCGCCCATCAGGGGCAGGGACTGGGGGACAGGTTTTTAAAGCATGTCCAGCGGACCCAGCTGCTGGTCCATATGCTCAGTGTCGAGGATATGGACATGGAGGATCCCTGGGCCGGATATGCCTTGATCAATGCCGAGCTGGAGCAATACGATCCGGAATTGGCGGGCAAACCGCAGGTCTGGGTCGCGAGCAAGATCGATCTTTTGCCCCCCGAGCAGCTTCAGGCCCTGCAGTCCCGGGCCTCGCGGGAGGGGCGGGAGATTTACTTCCTGTCCTCCCTGACCGGAGATGGCCTGGACGAATTGGTTCAGGCTTTGTGGGCTAGACTGGGTGCTTTGGGCGTTTGCCCTCAAGTGTAAATGAACTGATTTGCAGCTCATATTGGTAGGCAAAGGAGCCGATGATGGCGGTTGGAGATTCAACCCTGGATTGGATCAGGTGGAG
This window contains:
- the obgE gene encoding GTPase ObgE; this encodes MRFIDEAVITIRSGKGGNGCVSFRREKYVPKGGPDGGDGGRGGNVLIRASSTKLTLYDLRLKRMYAAENGQPGQGRDKCGRAGQDMVIEVPPGTVVKLLGENGREETLCDLLNPGEEYVAAWGGRGGKGNTHFKSSTMRTPRFAQPGEESEEKRLRLELKLLADVGLIGLPNAGKSTLISAISAARPKIAAYPFTTLVPQLGVITNDLGQQMVVADIPGLIEGAHQGQGLGDRFLKHVQRTQLLVHMLSVEDMDMEDPWAGYALINAELEQYDPELAGKPQVWVASKIDLLPPEQLQALQSRASREGREIYFLSSLTGDGLDELVQALWARLGALGVCPQV